One segment of Primulina huaijiensis isolate GDHJ02 unplaced genomic scaffold, ASM1229523v2 scaffold25443, whole genome shotgun sequence DNA contains the following:
- the LOC140967640 gene encoding uncharacterized protein, producing the protein MASASKRLSYSEVSVHNNSEDCWVIINSKVYNVTNFLSEHPGGDEVLLESAGKDASNEFEDVGHGSAARLMLDEFYVGEVDPSSHETRSNSMCSASSGHVRAITDKQLESANNRLLYFVVAFAIIILGMGVNVFTP; encoded by the exons ATGGCTTCAGCAAGCAAACGACTTAGCTATTCTGAGGTTTCTGTTCATAACAATTCTGAAGATTGCTGGGTCATCATTAATTCTAAG GTTTACAACGTGACAAACTTCCTGAGCGAGCACCCTGGTGGCGATGAAGTCTTATTGGAATCAGCag GCAAGGATGCGAGCAACGAATTTGAGGATGTCGGCCACGGGAGCGCGGCCAGGTTGATGTTGGACGAATTCTACGTTGGAGAGGTCGATCCATCGAGCCATGAAACGAGATCGAATTCAATGTGTAGTGCATCCTCAGGCCATGTTAGAGCAATCACGGACAAGCAACTGGAATCGGCTAACAATCGTCTTCTGTATTTTGTTGTGGCTTTTGCAATCATAATTCTTGGTATGGGGGTCAATGTCTTCACCCCATAA